The following proteins come from a genomic window of Pleuronectes platessa chromosome 2, fPlePla1.1, whole genome shotgun sequence:
- the inka2 gene encoding PAK4-inhibitor INKA2 yields MEQQQQQLSKPESKNMDACLRRLKQEVLSMKEAGDGLHAQMNSMMGALQELKLLQVQTALDNLDISGRAINRGMPHPAPSAAPNASAAATPASETVNGSCFSQSLPVEPSSIPMSSPRMSLESRNTFSRAGPSRSSMGTLSSSASSLQSEGESNSITARNDLESIPKRWSGYMAPQVDFYGPMVGNPPPEPYPQPQAHAQAQAHAPAVDLPCILYSLSREGPSLDSDYSQDSKDDPSDWTSSLMSRSRNRQPLVLGDNVFADLVGNWLDLPEVEREEVEEEERRKRREERTADDEADRPDTPAHPLRLSRSQEICRKFSLTTNIFKKFLRSVRPDRDKLLKERPGWVAPEQPESDLFKRPKKVVPKNCKGSFYLPFWANGQQGKDRPCPLQAEAERNHQHHFPHFCQQPFAGIYLDRRQPETGLDKMQPLFDYNTAVWV; encoded by the exons atggaacagcagcagcagcagctctccaaGCCAGAGAGCAAAAACATGGACGCGTGTCTGAGGCGACTGAAGCAAGAAGTG CTGTCCATGAAAGAAGCCGGAGATGGCCTCCACGCTCAGATGAATTCCATGATGGGAGCCCTCCAGGAACTCAAGCTCCTCCAGGTTCAGACAGCTCTCGACAACCTCGACATCTCAGGTCGGGCTATCAACAGAGGGATGCCAcatccagctccatcagctgctcCCAACGCATCAGCTGCAGCAACTCCAGCTTCAGAAACGGTTAACGGGTCCTGCTTCAGCCAGAGCCTGCCAGTAGAGCCCAGCTCAATTCCAATGTCAAGTCCAAGGATGTCTCTGGAGAGCAGAAACACCTTCAGCAGGGCTGGCCCGAGCAGAAGCAGCATGGGAACCTTGTCTTCCTCGGCATCCAGTCTgcagagtgagggtgagagcaACTCAATAACAGCAAGAAATGACCTTGAGTCAATACCCAAACGTTGGTCAGGATACATGGCCCCCCAAGTGGACTTCTACGGACCAATGGTGGGAAACCCCCCACCAGAGCCCTACCCTCAACCACAGGCTCATGCTCAGGCTCAGGCTCATGCTCCGGCGGTGGATCTGCCTTGCATCCTGTACAGCCTCTCCAGGGAGGGCCCTTCGCTAGACAGTGACTACTCCCAGGACAGCAAAGATGATCCCAGCGACTGGACCTCCTCGCTCATGAGCCGTAGTCGCAACCGTCAACCGCTAGTGTTAGGCGACAACGTCTTCGCCGACCTTGTGGGTAACTGGTTGGACCTGCccgaggtggagagggaggaggtggaagaagaggagaggaggaagaggagagaggagaggacagcagATGATGAAGCAGACAGACCGGACACCCCAGCTCATCCTCTCCGCCTCAGCCGCTCGCAGGAGATCTGCAGGAAGTTCTCGCTCACCACGAACATCTTCAAGAAGTTCCTGCGCAGCGTTCGGCCGGACAGGGACAAGCTGCTCAAGGAGAGGCCGGGCTGGGTGGCTCCCGAGCAGCCAGAGAGCGACCTCTTCAAAAGACCCAAAAAAGTGGTTCCTAAGAATTGCAAAGGCAGCTTCTACCTGCCGTTCTGGGCAAACGGACAGCAGGGCAAAGACAGGCCCTGTCCACTTCAAGCAGAAGCAGAGAGGAACCACCAACATCACTTCCCCCACTTTTGCCAGCAGCCATTTGCAGGGATTTATTTAGACAGGAGACAGCCAGAGACTGGTCTGGACAAAATGCAGCCCTTGTTTGACTACAACACAGCTGTGTGGGTCTGA